The DNA window GCCGCGGCCTGGTCGACGCTGAGGCGGCCGTTGGCCAATTGCTCGCCGACCAGTTTGATTTCCATCGCGATGCGCTCCCACTCCGGCACTTTCGGCGTCGGCCGCGCGCGCTCGAGCTGGTCGCGGAACGCGCGCGCGTACGGGTCGGCGAGCAGCGCCGGCGCGTTCCAGGAGGCCCGCCGCGGCGGCAGATTGCCGCTCAGGCCGTGAAAGCGCACCTGCACCCCGGGTTCGGACAGATAAGCGATCAGTTTCCAGGCCGCGTCCGCGCGCTGGGAGCCGCGAAACAGCACGAAGCTGGCACCGCCGGCCACCGACGCGCCGGGGCCGTGCTCGCCCGGCAGCGGCATGGTCATCCAGCGGTCCTGCAGTTCCGCCGGCAGGCGCTTCCTGAACTCGGCGATGTTCCAGGGGCCGTTGACGTAGAAGCTGAAATAGCCGCGGCCGAATTCGTTCCAGACATTGGCGATCTGGGTGTTGCTGGCCAGCGGCGCCCACTTGCGGTCGAAGGCCTCGCGGTAGAACGCCAGCGCGCGCTTGAAACCGGGACTGCGGAAGTTGCCGTAGCGGCCGTTGTCGCGCAGCAGCGGGTCCGGCGACTGGATGCCCAAGTTGAGCAAGGGCTCGGGCTCGTTGAGCGGAAACAGCACCGCGTAGCGATCCGGCCCGACCTCGCGCTTGATCGCCGCCATCGCCTGCTGCCATTCGGCCCAGGTGGCCGGCGGCCGCTCGACCCCGGCCTGAGCGAGCAGATCCTTGCGGTAATACGGCAAACGGGTTTCGACGTACCACGGCACCGCATAGGTGCGGCCGTCGATCACGCCGGTGTCCCAGGCGCCGGCGAAATAGTCGTCGCCGCGCAAGGTTGCGGTATCGGCCAGGCGGCGATCCAGCGGCTCCAGCGCATCGAGCAAGGCGAATTCGGAGATCCAGGTGTTGCCGATCGCACCCACGTCCGGCAGCGAATCGCCGGCGAACGCGGTCAGCAGCTTCTCGTGCGCGGCAGTGATCGGCAGCTGCTGCACTTCGACCCGCAGCTGCGGATTGCGCCGTTCGAACTCGGGAATCAGGCGCTGCACGACTTCGCCTTCGAAGCCCATCGCCCAGAACTTCACCACCGTGCGCCCGTCCTCGCGCGCCGAGCAACTCCCCAGCAATATCGCCAGAACTGCCGCCGCAACCGCGCGCAATCGTCCCGTCGCCGACGCCGCCCGCCCATCGCCTGCTCGCCGTTGGAACAGCCGGGCCAGAGGAGCGCGTATTTTGCGTGACGCGTCACGCCGTCCGACGAGCGACGGACCGCCCCCCCACCCGACGCTTGGCGCGCCCGCGCTCACGTCTTCATTCCGGCTTCGGCGCATTCTGCGTCGCCGGCGCGTTGCCGCGATTGGCGCGCGACTCCGCCTCGCCCAGCGCGCGCGCCGTGGCCGGGTCGATGGTGCCGGAGGGCTTGGTCGCAGGCGCCGGCTTGGCGTCGCCGGGCTTGGCCCCGTCCTTGCCCGGCTCGGCGTCCTTCGGCTCCAGCCAACCGCCCTTGAACCCGGCGCGCTGCAGGCCGGTGCGGATGTAGGGATTGCGCTTCATCACGTTCCACACGAACTCGTTGCGGTAGTTCGTGATCATGGTGAGGATCGGGCCTTGGTCGATGCCGATGTAGTCGCTGGCCACCCAGCCCTGGTCCGGCACCAGCCGCCCGGTCTTGAGCGGGATGTCGTACTTGAAGCTGGGATTGAACGAATCCAGGAAGCCGTAGCTGGAATAGATGAACTCGCCGTAGCGCTCGTGCATCGACACCGTGGTCGGAATCACGATCTCCGGCGCGAACGGCAGCGAGGCGATCGCCGCGGTCGGGGCGATGGTGCCGTCGTCGAAGTTCTCGCGTAGGCCGGCGCCGCGCGCCGAGTAATGGCGGAACTGGCGCTGCTCGCCGCGGTACTCCTGCAAGGTCTGCTGCGGGCCGTCGCTGGCGGTCAAGCCCCATAGCTCCGGGCCGTAGTCCTCCCACTTCATCGGGTTGGCGATCGCATAGGCGCGCTGCGCGTAGGCGGCGCGGCGGCTGTTCTCGAAGTAATCGATGCCGCGCTCGCGCATGTAGTCGTCCTGGATGCCGCGGAAGTCGATCCAGACGTGGCTGTACTGGTGGCCGAACAGCGGGCCGAAGGCCAGGAACTCCTCGCCCTGGTACACGCCCCAGA is part of the Lysobacter firmicutimachus genome and encodes:
- a CDS encoding glucoamylase family protein, whose product is MRRVKPATRAVSFAVLGTLLIALAGCKKPETESQTQPIVTPEPVVVEPLKQERLALPPLFRDIEKRTFQFFWDTSNEQNGLTPDRYPSRPFASIASVGFALTAYPIGIERGWVSRTQAVDRTLTTLKFLRDLPSGPQASGKGSYKGFYYHFLDMQKGQRYDSWVELSSVDTGLLMMGVLFAQSYYDRDEPREKEIRAIADTLYKRVDWQWLQQNKPLISMGWFPESGFIKHDWMGYNEAMLLYVLALGSPTHAVEPEAWTVWTRTYNDVWGVYQGEEFLAFGPLFGHQYSHVWIDFRGIQDDYMRERGIDYFENSRRAAYAQRAYAIANPMKWEDYGPELWGLTASDGPQQTLQEYRGEQRQFRHYSARGAGLRENFDDGTIAPTAAIASLPFAPEIVIPTTVSMHERYGEFIYSSYGFLDSFNPSFKYDIPLKTGRLVPDQGWVASDYIGIDQGPILTMITNYRNEFVWNVMKRNPYIRTGLQRAGFKGGWLEPKDAEPGKDGAKPGDAKPAPATKPSGTIDPATARALGEAESRANRGNAPATQNAPKPE
- a CDS encoding sugar ABC transporter substrate-binding protein codes for the protein MVKFWAMGFEGEVVQRLIPEFERRNPQLRVEVQQLPITAAHEKLLTAFAGDSLPDVGAIGNTWISEFALLDALEPLDRRLADTATLRGDDYFAGAWDTGVIDGRTYAVPWYVETRLPYYRKDLLAQAGVERPPATWAEWQQAMAAIKREVGPDRYAVLFPLNEPEPLLNLGIQSPDPLLRDNGRYGNFRSPGFKRALAFYREAFDRKWAPLASNTQIANVWNEFGRGYFSFYVNGPWNIAEFRKRLPAELQDRWMTMPLPGEHGPGASVAGGASFVLFRGSQRADAAWKLIAYLSEPGVQVRFHGLSGNLPPRRASWNAPALLADPYARAFRDQLERARPTPKVPEWERIAMEIKLVGEQLANGRLSVDQAAAELDRRADRILEKRRWMLDHHTIGEAAGEGG